One genomic segment of Virgibacillus doumboii includes these proteins:
- a CDS encoding sensor histidine kinase produces MLKRLIMKFFKDRLLLISFYLVNMICLIAFFHLSEPLNTEFFYPLSIGIFLLTVYLIIDWFRYYQTNRAIELMLRNQFTEIEPHTEEQKAFRQLLNKMMKEHSSKYSQMREQNQERLYFLSHWMHYLKTPVSVIELIVSKEGETDVYDKILQENKRLHTSIEQGLTMLRMENFENDLELNSIDLLDSLRKLINGRKEEFIHQSVFPSIDFKGETAYVVTDSKWNEILLDQIISNAIKYSSTKPGDKNLIFRIAKSDQYITLSIIDEGVGIPSYDLERLYQPFFTGENGRKFANASGIGLYLSKKIADKLGQTITIQSEVSKGTTVTIQWIAGKKLEIITTKKMYQ; encoded by the coding sequence ATGCTTAAGCGTCTTATTATGAAATTTTTTAAAGACAGATTATTACTCATCAGTTTTTATCTGGTAAACATGATTTGCCTTATAGCTTTTTTCCATCTCAGTGAACCACTAAACACAGAATTTTTTTATCCCTTATCCATTGGCATATTTCTATTAACTGTATATTTAATCATTGACTGGTTTCGTTACTATCAAACAAATCGGGCAATCGAACTTATGTTGAGGAATCAGTTTACGGAAATAGAGCCGCATACGGAAGAACAAAAGGCTTTTCGGCAGTTGTTAAATAAAATGATGAAGGAACATTCAAGTAAATACAGCCAAATGAGGGAGCAAAATCAGGAAAGGTTGTACTTTTTATCACACTGGATGCATTATTTAAAAACACCGGTTTCTGTAATCGAACTTATCGTTAGCAAGGAAGGGGAAACTGATGTTTATGATAAAATTCTCCAGGAAAATAAAAGGTTGCATACATCAATAGAACAGGGCCTCACCATGTTGAGAATGGAGAACTTTGAAAACGATTTGGAGTTAAATTCTATTGATTTACTCGATTCGTTGAGAAAACTAATTAACGGACGAAAAGAAGAGTTCATCCACCAATCTGTATTTCCGTCGATTGACTTTAAAGGTGAGACTGCTTATGTTGTGACTGACTCCAAGTGGAACGAAATACTATTAGACCAAATCATCTCCAACGCAATTAAATATTCCAGTACAAAACCTGGGGATAAAAACCTTATCTTTCGTATTGCAAAAAGTGATCAGTACATAACGTTGTCTATCATAGATGAAGGTGTTGGCATTCCTTCGTATGATCTGGAAAGGTTATATCAGCCATTTTTTACAGGAGAAAACGGGAGGAAATTTGCAAACGCATCAGGTATTGGCCTTTACTTATCCAAAAAAATTGCCGACAAGCTTGGTCAAACGATAACGATTCAATCTGAAGTGTCTAAGGGTACAACTGTTACGATTCAGTGGATTGCAGGAAAGAAACTTGAAATAATTACGACCAAGAAAATGTATCAGTAA
- the rimM gene encoding ribosome maturation factor RimM (Essential for efficient processing of 16S rRNA), whose protein sequence is MTEKMFNVGKIVNTHGIKGEVKVHRITDFDERFEVGSTLFLVKENEQPVDLKIDGHRVHKGFDLVHFNGYNNINDVEHFKGSFLKITEDQLTKLEDNEFYYHEIIGCDVYLINGGKLGAIKEILSPGANDVWVIKPEKGKDILIPFIDDVVKQVDVSSGKVVIEPMEGLLE, encoded by the coding sequence ATGACTGAAAAGATGTTTAATGTTGGCAAAATAGTAAATACACACGGTATTAAAGGTGAAGTTAAAGTTCATCGTATCACTGACTTCGACGAGCGTTTTGAAGTCGGAAGCACGTTGTTTTTAGTTAAAGAAAACGAACAACCGGTTGATCTTAAAATCGATGGTCATCGTGTACATAAAGGATTCGATCTCGTTCACTTTAACGGCTATAACAACATTAATGATGTCGAGCATTTTAAAGGCTCTTTTTTAAAAATAACGGAAGATCAGCTTACCAAATTAGAAGATAATGAATTCTATTATCATGAAATCATCGGGTGTGACGTTTATTTGATTAATGGCGGAAAGCTGGGTGCTATTAAAGAAATTCTATCACCTGGAGCAAATGATGTATGGGTTATAAAACCGGAAAAAGGGAAAGATATTTTGATTCCTTTTATTGATGATGTTGTTAAACAAGTGGATGTTTCATCCGGAAAAGTGGTCATTGAACCAATGGAAGGACTGCTTGAATAA
- a CDS encoding AMP-binding protein, whose translation MKVFRLIYVLYKIKLLFPTGLYRLIKAISQCGINLMTLLHVAETKYANQVALVDDYETINYKQLLEQSNKLAGCLKDNVKLQSGQKVALLCKNHASLVKSIFAVSRLGADLYLLNTEMSEGQFNELVNRHDFDVLIYDDGLSSLIEQSPYSKFKVLSYHTYLPAISNFLNTDVNENTLPRTSAGKIILQTSGTTGVSKDVPHKPSIFNYLNPFATFIKRLKVLNYNTAYIATPIYHGYGIAVLLLFIPLGKKTVISSGFDAKKACRLIREHHADVITVVPLMLEKMLQTDPQALKSLSCIASGGAKLRTTLIEETFRELGSVLYNLYGTSEAGLNFIATSTDLRYSQSTIGKKISGMRIKILDDNKKEVENGKVGQFWINNDWSMSNRKDSWIQTGDLGYRDDNFYYYLCGRTDDMVVSGGENVYPIEVEQVLIKHPLIEDAVVIGIKDKQFGQRLKAIVLPVKNAGTTEEEILELLRSRVSRFQLPKQVEIVDHMPYTSLGKLDKKQLE comes from the coding sequence ATGAAAGTCTTTAGGCTTATCTATGTTTTATATAAAATTAAATTACTCTTTCCAACAGGGTTGTATCGGCTAATCAAGGCCATTTCCCAATGTGGAATCAATTTGATGACCCTGCTGCATGTAGCTGAAACGAAATATGCCAATCAAGTCGCTTTAGTGGATGACTATGAAACAATTAACTATAAACAGCTTTTGGAACAATCTAATAAGCTTGCTGGTTGTTTAAAAGATAATGTTAAACTTCAAAGTGGACAGAAGGTAGCTTTATTGTGTAAAAACCATGCTTCACTTGTAAAGTCTATATTTGCAGTCTCCAGATTAGGCGCAGACCTCTATCTATTAAATACGGAAATGAGCGAGGGCCAGTTTAATGAATTAGTAAATCGTCATGATTTCGATGTTCTAATATACGATGATGGATTAAGTTCTTTAATTGAACAATCACCATACTCGAAATTCAAAGTTTTAAGTTATCATACTTACTTACCCGCAATAAGTAACTTCCTCAATACAGATGTCAATGAAAACACGCTACCAAGAACTTCTGCTGGAAAAATTATATTGCAAACGAGTGGGACAACAGGCGTTTCTAAGGATGTACCGCATAAGCCCTCAATTTTTAATTATTTAAATCCATTTGCCACATTTATTAAGAGATTAAAGGTATTAAACTATAATACTGCCTATATAGCTACTCCTATTTATCACGGTTATGGGATAGCCGTATTGCTTTTATTTATACCTTTGGGAAAGAAAACAGTGATTAGCAGCGGATTTGATGCAAAGAAAGCATGCAGACTAATACGTGAACACCATGCGGACGTAATCACTGTTGTTCCACTGATGCTGGAGAAAATGTTACAAACTGATCCGCAAGCCTTGAAATCTCTTTCCTGTATAGCGTCAGGCGGTGCAAAACTCAGAACAACACTTATTGAAGAGACTTTTCGTGAATTAGGTAGTGTCTTATACAATTTATACGGAACTTCAGAAGCCGGGTTGAATTTTATCGCAACATCAACGGATTTAAGATATTCACAATCTACAATTGGCAAAAAAATAAGTGGCATGCGCATAAAAATCCTGGATGATAACAAGAAAGAGGTGGAAAACGGGAAAGTCGGACAGTTTTGGATTAATAATGACTGGTCGATGAGCAACAGGAAAGATTCATGGATTCAAACAGGCGATTTAGGCTATCGGGACGACAATTTCTATTACTATTTATGTGGACGAACAGATGATATGGTTGTTTCCGGCGGTGAAAATGTTTATCCAATTGAAGTCGAGCAAGTGCTAATCAAGCATCCCTTAATAGAAGATGCCGTTGTTATTGGAATCAAGGATAAACAATTTGGACAACGATTAAAAGCAATTGTACTTCCAGTAAAAAATGCCGGAACTACAGAAGAAGAAATTCTTGAGTTGCTACGTTCAAGGGTTTCCAGATTTCAATTACCGAAACAAGTTGAAATTGTTGACCATATGCCGTACACATCGTTAGGTAAACTTGATAAAAAACAGCTTGAATAA
- a CDS encoding response regulator transcription factor, producing the protein MYKVMLIEDDVQLSKLIQENLERYGFDVQQPESFSAIITEFTNIKPDLVLLDINLPYYDGFHLSRSFRKQSNVPIIIISARSQEVDQIMAIELGADDYITKPFTFELLQSKIKATMRRIYGEYATTDTKNTCVGELCIDVNTFTLTYCGEEIELSKNEYKLMKKLMDNHNSFVSREELIKEVWDTIKFVDDNTLTVNISRIKQILSYLGLTDVIKSKRGAGYMLYHPAVMRN; encoded by the coding sequence ATGTACAAAGTTATGCTAATAGAAGATGATGTACAGTTAAGTAAACTTATTCAGGAAAACCTGGAGCGTTATGGTTTTGATGTACAGCAACCCGAGAGTTTTTCAGCTATCATAACAGAGTTTACAAATATAAAACCTGATCTTGTTTTACTGGATATAAATTTACCTTATTATGATGGATTTCATTTAAGCAGAAGTTTTCGGAAGCAATCCAATGTTCCAATTATCATTATATCCGCCCGCAGTCAGGAAGTGGACCAGATTATGGCTATCGAACTTGGCGCGGATGATTATATAACGAAACCATTTACGTTTGAACTGTTACAATCAAAAATCAAGGCTACTATGAGAAGAATTTACGGGGAATATGCAACAACAGATACAAAAAACACTTGTGTTGGTGAACTTTGTATTGATGTGAACACTTTTACGCTTACATACTGCGGGGAGGAAATAGAACTTAGTAAAAATGAATATAAGCTGATGAAAAAGTTAATGGATAATCACAATTCTTTTGTTTCAAGAGAAGAACTGATTAAGGAAGTATGGGACACGATTAAATTTGTAGATGATAATACATTAACGGTTAATATTAGCAGAATAAAACAAATACTTTCTTACCTGGGGCTTACTGACGTTATTAAAAGTAAACGGGGAGCAGGATACATGCTTTACCATCCTGCGGTTATGAGGAATTAA
- the lepB gene encoding signal peptidase I: MAETKSEWFDWVKALLIAFGLVFVVRTFFFAPIVVDGPSMMPTLHDGDQMIVNKVVYDIHEPERFDIVVFHASDKKDFIKRVIGLPGEHVAVNDDVLYINGKKVKEPFLAEQKNKMMSYESYTGDFQLEGITDGLEKIPEGKVLVLGDNRNNSTDSRILGLISMDQIVGKTSLIYWPFDRLEILHD; the protein is encoded by the coding sequence ATGGCTGAAACGAAAAGTGAATGGTTTGACTGGGTCAAAGCATTATTAATCGCATTCGGGTTGGTATTTGTTGTACGAACATTCTTTTTTGCCCCAATTGTTGTAGATGGACCATCCATGATGCCAACGTTACATGATGGGGATCAAATGATTGTTAATAAAGTTGTATATGACATTCATGAACCAGAACGATTTGACATTGTTGTTTTTCATGCATCGGACAAAAAGGACTTTATTAAACGGGTCATTGGCTTACCGGGTGAACACGTAGCTGTAAATGATGATGTATTATATATTAACGGCAAAAAGGTGAAAGAGCCTTTCTTGGCAGAGCAAAAAAACAAAATGATGTCTTATGAGTCATATACTGGAGACTTTCAACTTGAGGGTATAACAGATGGATTAGAAAAAATACCAGAAGGAAAGGTTCTCGTGCTGGGAGATAACCGTAACAATTCAACGGACAGCCGGATTTTAGGGCTGATTTCGATGGATCAGATTGTCGGGAAAACAAGTTTAATTTACTGGCCGTTTGACCGTTTAGAAATTTTACACGATTAG
- a CDS encoding SDR family NAD(P)-dependent oxidoreductase has product MKNYSLLESCLFPPTYLNTKKLKDQLAGKSVLITGASSGIGEQLTYQLANINGHLILTARRGEKLLKIKNELEKKAVKVSTFQADLRNQDEMEGLLKFLHQLPNGLDIVVNNAGHSIKRSIYESLNRYHDFTRTMSINYFASVQLLLSVIPLLKKNQGQMINISTINALLAPVPYFAAYQASKSAFDVWVRSVSPELKAAGIATTTIYLPLVRTPMIQPTIAYQNMPAMSPEHAAKIILKSMYTKKKKYQPWWLLFGQFVSVFLRSFWDFSNKRKSEE; this is encoded by the coding sequence ATGAAAAATTACAGTTTATTGGAATCATGTTTGTTTCCCCCCACCTACTTGAATACAAAAAAGTTAAAAGACCAACTTGCTGGGAAGTCTGTCCTTATAACGGGTGCAAGTTCGGGGATTGGCGAGCAATTAACTTATCAATTAGCGAATATAAACGGTCATTTAATTTTAACAGCCAGAAGGGGAGAAAAGCTTTTAAAGATAAAAAATGAACTGGAAAAGAAAGCTGTCAAAGTAAGCACTTTTCAAGCAGACCTTAGGAATCAGGATGAAATGGAAGGTTTGCTTAAGTTTCTTCATCAGTTGCCAAATGGTTTAGATATCGTAGTAAATAATGCTGGTCATTCTATAAAGCGGTCTATCTATGAATCTCTTAATCGTTATCATGATTTCACACGTACAATGTCTATCAATTATTTTGCATCGGTTCAATTGCTGTTATCAGTTATACCTCTTCTAAAAAAGAATCAGGGACAAATGATTAACATCTCGACGATAAACGCCCTTCTAGCACCTGTTCCTTACTTCGCTGCTTATCAGGCATCCAAATCCGCTTTTGATGTCTGGGTTCGGTCTGTTTCACCTGAGTTAAAGGCTGCAGGAATAGCAACAACAACAATTTATTTACCTTTAGTAAGAACACCGATGATTCAACCAACAATTGCATATCAAAATATGCCCGCCATGTCACCGGAACATGCGGCAAAAATCATTTTAAAATCAATGTATACGAAGAAGAAAAAATATCAGCCCTGGTGGTTACTATTTGGACAGTTCGTTTCTGTTTTCCTTCGAAGTTTTTGGGATTTTTCAAATAAGCGTAAGAGTGAGGAATAG
- the ylqF gene encoding ribosome biogenesis GTPase YlqF, with translation MTIQWFPGHMAKARREVEEKLKLVDFVMELVDARAPLASQNPMLQQVLQNKPKMIVLMKRDLADNSKTDRWISHFKNQDIKAIAINVNDKNDINRVVQLGKEMGQEKMDKLLKKGIQPRPARAMIIGIPNVGKSTLINRLANKKIAKTGDKPGVTKQQLWIKVNKDFELLDTPGILWPKFEDELVGYRLAAIGTIKDQLLPLDDVVAFVMRFMQEHYPAQLEERYGIDRDMTDMWDIFVSIGKQRGALESGGNVNFDKVSDLVIRDLRTGKLGYITLEVPQNTA, from the coding sequence GTGACGATACAATGGTTTCCGGGACATATGGCAAAAGCGAGAAGAGAAGTGGAAGAAAAGCTGAAATTGGTTGATTTTGTCATGGAGCTTGTTGATGCGCGTGCACCGTTGGCATCACAAAATCCCATGCTCCAGCAAGTACTGCAAAATAAGCCGAAAATGATTGTTTTGATGAAAAGAGACCTTGCTGATAACAGTAAAACAGATCGTTGGATATCACATTTTAAAAATCAGGATATTAAGGCGATTGCAATTAATGTTAATGATAAGAACGACATTAATCGTGTGGTTCAGCTGGGTAAAGAGATGGGTCAGGAAAAAATGGACAAACTCTTGAAAAAAGGTATCCAGCCACGCCCCGCAAGAGCAATGATTATCGGTATTCCCAATGTGGGAAAATCGACATTGATTAATCGTCTGGCAAATAAAAAGATTGCCAAAACAGGTGACAAACCAGGTGTAACCAAGCAGCAGCTCTGGATTAAAGTGAATAAGGACTTTGAATTACTGGATACGCCAGGGATTCTTTGGCCAAAATTTGAGGATGAACTAGTCGGTTATCGATTGGCAGCCATTGGGACGATAAAAGATCAGTTGCTGCCATTGGATGATGTAGTTGCTTTTGTCATGCGATTTATGCAGGAACATTATCCGGCACAATTAGAAGAACGTTATGGAATTGACCGTGACATGACAGATATGTGGGATATCTTCGTTTCCATTGGAAAACAGCGCGGTGCATTGGAAAGCGGAGGCAATGTGAACTTTGATAAAGTTTCTGATTTGGTTATTCGGGATCTAAGGACAGGGAAACTTGGTTATATTACGCTTGAAGTGCCTCAGAATACAGCTTGA
- a CDS encoding YlqD family protein, with protein sequence MQIIKKVLIKQIVTEKSKTKLHNNFHNHKMRLEQECQQLLFEQRKVTNKSGISKQELTQRFQQEIKNRKEKIKLIDFKIEQLEMLEIGSEITEKEVEALVEVKEGMHWNEVMEETAIVIKDDIVIRVEE encoded by the coding sequence GTGCAAATAATAAAAAAGGTCCTTATCAAGCAGATTGTCACAGAGAAGAGCAAAACAAAATTACACAATAATTTTCATAATCATAAAATGCGGCTTGAACAAGAGTGTCAACAGCTCCTGTTTGAACAACGTAAAGTAACGAATAAATCAGGTATCTCAAAGCAAGAGCTAACGCAACGATTTCAACAGGAAATTAAAAATCGTAAGGAAAAGATAAAGCTGATTGATTTTAAAATCGAGCAGCTGGAAATGCTTGAAATAGGCAGTGAGATTACGGAAAAAGAAGTTGAAGCTCTTGTTGAGGTTAAGGAAGGTATGCATTGGAATGAGGTTATGGAAGAGACGGCAATTGTTATTAAAGACGATATCGTTATAAGGGTTGAAGAATAG
- a CDS encoding KH domain-containing protein translates to MKALIESIVTPLVDHPEDIVVTETEEETKTVYHLTVNQNDVGKVIGKNGRIAKAIRTVVYAAKSDADKRIYLDIM, encoded by the coding sequence ATGAAAGCCCTAATTGAATCAATTGTTACACCATTAGTCGATCATCCGGAAGACATCGTTGTTACGGAAACGGAAGAGGAGACAAAAACTGTCTACCATCTTACTGTTAATCAAAACGATGTTGGGAAAGTCATCGGCAAAAATGGACGAATTGCAAAAGCAATCCGTACAGTTGTCTATGCAGCTAAATCGGATGCTGACAAACGTATTTATTTGGATATTATGTAA
- the rplS gene encoding 50S ribosomal protein L19 has product MQKIIEDVTKDQLRTDHPDFRPGDTVKVHVKVVEGSRERIQVFEGVVIKRQNGGISETFTVRKLSYGVGVERTFPVHSPRIAKIEVTRRGIVRRAKLYYLRNLRGKAARIKERR; this is encoded by the coding sequence ATGCAAAAAATTATTGAGGACGTTACAAAAGATCAACTTCGCACTGATCATCCTGATTTCCGCCCGGGTGACACTGTAAAAGTTCACGTTAAAGTTGTGGAAGGATCACGTGAACGTATTCAGGTGTTCGAAGGTGTTGTTATTAAGCGCCAAAACGGAGGAATCAGCGAAACATTTACAGTAAGAAAGCTTTCTTATGGTGTAGGTGTTGAACGTACATTCCCTGTACATTCTCCTCGTATTGCGAAAATTGAAGTAACACGCCGTGGTATTGTTCGTCGTGCGAAACTGTATTATCTTCGTAACCTGCGCGGAAAAGCAGCACGTATTAAAGAACGCCGCTAA
- the ffh gene encoding signal recognition particle protein yields the protein MAFEGLADRLQGTIKKITGKGKVSEQDVKEMTREVRLALLEADVNFKVVKDLIKRIKERAVGQEVMESLTPGQQVIKVVKEELTELMGGEQSKIAVADRPPTVILMVGLQGAGKTTTTGKLANHLRKQHNRSPLLVACDVYRPAAVDQLETLGQQLDMPVFSKGTDANPVDIASEAIEQAKKEHNDYVIIDTAGRLHVDTDLMSELEQIKASVKPDEIFLVVDAMTGQDAVNVAQSFNDQLDISGVVLTKLDGDTRGGAALSIKAVTGKQIKFAGTGEKLDGLETFHPEGMASRILGMGDVLSLIEKAQTNVDEKQAKELEEKMRTASFTFDDFLEQMGQVKSMGPLEDLMAMIPGANKMKGLKNAQIDEKQLVHVEAIIQSMTKKERQEPSILNASRKKRIAKGSGTSVSQVNRLLKQFDEMKKMMKQMTGMQKGKKGKGGMKFPFM from the coding sequence ATGGCATTTGAAGGATTGGCCGACCGCTTGCAAGGTACGATTAAAAAAATTACAGGTAAAGGTAAGGTTTCCGAACAAGACGTAAAAGAAATGACGCGTGAAGTCCGGCTCGCTTTACTTGAGGCGGACGTTAACTTTAAAGTGGTAAAAGATTTAATTAAACGGATCAAAGAACGTGCTGTCGGTCAGGAAGTAATGGAGAGTTTAACTCCGGGACAGCAGGTTATAAAAGTGGTAAAAGAAGAATTGACCGAATTGATGGGCGGCGAGCAAAGTAAAATAGCTGTAGCTGATCGCCCGCCGACGGTTATCCTAATGGTAGGCTTGCAGGGTGCCGGTAAGACAACGACAACGGGCAAACTGGCAAACCATCTGCGGAAACAACATAATCGTTCACCATTACTTGTTGCATGTGACGTTTATCGACCTGCAGCAGTAGATCAGTTGGAGACGCTTGGTCAGCAACTGGATATGCCGGTATTTTCAAAAGGTACCGATGCGAACCCGGTTGATATTGCATCAGAAGCAATAGAACAGGCTAAAAAAGAGCATAATGATTATGTCATCATTGATACAGCAGGTCGTCTGCATGTCGATACGGATTTAATGAGTGAACTGGAGCAAATTAAGGCATCCGTAAAACCGGATGAAATATTCCTTGTTGTCGATGCGATGACTGGTCAGGATGCGGTTAATGTTGCTCAAAGTTTTAATGATCAACTCGATATTTCCGGAGTTGTATTAACAAAACTTGACGGTGATACACGTGGTGGTGCAGCACTTTCCATTAAAGCTGTTACCGGTAAGCAGATTAAATTCGCCGGTACCGGGGAAAAACTGGATGGGCTGGAGACATTCCACCCGGAAGGTATGGCATCCAGAATACTTGGCATGGGGGATGTCTTATCACTCATCGAAAAAGCCCAGACAAACGTTGATGAGAAACAGGCAAAAGAACTGGAAGAAAAAATGCGTACAGCCTCTTTCACATTTGATGACTTTTTAGAACAAATGGGTCAGGTGAAAAGCATGGGTCCATTGGAAGATTTAATGGCTATGATTCCAGGGGCCAACAAAATGAAAGGGCTGAAAAATGCCCAAATTGATGAAAAACAGCTGGTTCACGTTGAAGCTATTATTCAATCAATGACAAAGAAAGAACGCCAGGAACCAAGTATCCTGAATGCAAGCAGAAAAAAACGGATAGCAAAAGGCTCCGGTACCTCTGTTTCCCAGGTAAATCGTCTGCTCAAACAGTTTGACGAAATGAAGAAAATGATGAAACAAATGACCGGCATGCAAAAAGGCAAAAAAGGCAAAGGCGGCATGAAGTTTCCGTTTATGTAG
- the rpsP gene encoding 30S ribosomal protein S16: MAVKIRLKRMGSKRNPFYRVVVADSRSPRDGRLIEQIGTYNPVVSPVEVKIDEEKALDWMTKGAKPSDTVRNLFSKEGIMKKFHDQKNQ, encoded by the coding sequence ATGGCTGTTAAAATTCGTTTAAAGCGTATGGGGTCTAAAAGAAATCCATTTTATCGTGTCGTTGTAGCAGATTCACGTTCACCGCGTGATGGCCGCTTAATCGAGCAAATTGGAACATATAATCCTGTAGTTAGCCCAGTTGAAGTTAAAATAGATGAAGAAAAAGCATTGGACTGGATGACAAAAGGTGCAAAACCAAGTGATACAGTTCGTAACCTATTTTCAAAAGAAGGCATCATGAAAAAATTCCACGACCAGAAAAATCAATAG
- the trmD gene encoding tRNA (guanosine(37)-N1)-methyltransferase TrmD, giving the protein MHIDVLTLFPEMISGIFEHSILKKAYEKEKFSYNLINFRDYAGNKHNKVDDYPYGGGAGMVLTPQPVFDAVDAVVKEKQAKPRIVLMCPQGEPYNQKKAEELAEEEHLVFICGHYEGYDERIREHLVTDEISIGDYVLTGGELGAMVVIDSVVRLIPDVLGNKASAPEDSFSTGLLEHPHYTRPADFRGMKVPDVLLSGDHAKINEWRRKESLKRTYERRKELIDRKSFSEEELKIWREINDK; this is encoded by the coding sequence ATGCATATTGACGTATTAACCCTCTTTCCGGAAATGATATCAGGTATTTTTGAACATTCCATTCTAAAAAAAGCCTATGAGAAAGAAAAGTTCAGCTACAACCTGATTAATTTTCGCGATTATGCGGGTAACAAGCATAATAAGGTTGATGATTATCCATACGGTGGCGGTGCGGGTATGGTGTTAACGCCCCAGCCGGTGTTCGACGCGGTGGATGCTGTTGTTAAAGAAAAACAAGCCAAGCCACGTATTGTGCTTATGTGTCCACAGGGTGAACCATATAATCAGAAAAAAGCTGAAGAGTTAGCCGAAGAAGAACACCTTGTGTTTATTTGCGGGCATTATGAAGGCTATGATGAACGAATTCGGGAACACCTTGTAACCGATGAAATATCGATTGGTGACTATGTGCTGACCGGAGGAGAGCTTGGTGCTATGGTTGTGATTGATAGTGTCGTCCGTCTGATACCGGATGTGCTGGGGAACAAAGCGTCCGCACCTGAAGATTCGTTTTCAACCGGACTGCTTGAACACCCGCATTATACACGGCCTGCAGACTTTCGCGGCATGAAGGTTCCGGATGTATTATTATCGGGAGATCATGCTAAAATAAATGAATGGCGCAGGAAAGAGTCATTGAAACGAACGTATGAACGAAGGAAAGAATTGATAGACAGAAAATCTTTTTCTGAAGAAGAATTAAAAATATGGCGTGAAATCAACGATAAATAG
- a CDS encoding putative DNA-binding protein, whose protein sequence is MLEKTTRINYLFDFYQTLLTPKQRSYMEMYYLEDYSLGEISELLEVSRQAVYDNIRRTEAMLESYEEKLRLYDKFQQRTDILDKMNEVTNRDGVMHALIKQLKELD, encoded by the coding sequence TTGCTGGAAAAAACAACACGAATCAATTATTTATTTGATTTTTATCAAACATTACTAACCCCTAAACAACGCAGTTATATGGAAATGTATTATTTGGAAGACTATTCATTAGGTGAAATATCCGAGTTGCTGGAAGTTTCGCGTCAGGCTGTCTATGACAATATCAGACGGACAGAAGCAATGCTTGAATCATATGAAGAAAAATTAAGGTTATATGATAAATTCCAGCAGCGAACTGATATTTTAGATAAAATGAATGAAGTTACCAATAGAGACGGTGTAATGCATGCACTTATTAAACAATTAAAAGAACTGGATTAG